CCGCGATGGCCTGCAACGTCACCCGGATCTCCCACTGGACGACCGGCACCACCAGCACTCGCCGCCGCACCACACGCTTTCACGCACTGTGCGCAGCCGCCGCATGCCCCTGAGAGACCCGTCAACATCACCAGCAGAGTGACAGCACTGGCGCTAGAAGCCGGCCCCGGCTCGGGGGCGGACGGTCATCCGCAGGGCGCGCGGCCGTACGGTGAGCCGGGCGACCTGACGGATGACCTGGCCCTCTGCGAGTTCCAGCCGTACCGAACGCAGCGTCGTCGCGAGCGCCACGACCATCTCGGTGAGGGAAAAACGGTCCCCCATGCACTTGTGCTTGCCGTCCCCGAAGGGCACGAACGCGCCCGGCGGAGGCTCCTGAGCGGCGTCGGTCCACCGGTCCGGGTCGAAGGTGAGCGGGTCGGGGAAACGCTCGGGGTCGCGGTGCAGGGCGTGCTGGCAGTAGGCCAGTTCGGTGCCCGCGGGCAGCGTCCACTGGCCGAGCCGGGTCTCCTCGGTGGTGCGGCGGGTGACGAGCCAGCCGGGGTGATGCAGCCGCAGGGTCTCGGTGATCACCCGGTTCAGGTACGGCAGCCGGATCACGTCGTCGAAGGCGACCGGCCGTTCGCCGAGGACCTCGTCCAGCTCGGCCAGGACCTTTGCCTCGATGCCGGGGTTGCGGGCGAGCTCGTACAGGGTCCAGGACAGCAAGGTCGCGGTCGTCTCGGTGCCCGCCACGGCCAGGAGGAAGATCTCGGAGCAGATCTGATCCCCGGTCAGCGGCTCGCCGGTCTCCTCGTCGATGGCGCGCAGCAGCATGGAGAGCATGTCCCCGGTGTCGTGCCCGGAGGCATGCAGTTCGTCGACGGCGGTGTTGATGGTGGCGCGCACCCTGGCCCGGGCGCGGTCGAAGCGGCGGTTGAAGGGCAGCGGCAGGCGCTCGGCCCAGTCGGGCAGCATGATGCGCAGACCGACACCGCTCATCACCACCGACACGTCGCTGCGCAGCTGGCGGAAGACGGCGTCATCGAGGCTGCCGGCGAGCACCGTCTTGGCCAGCATGTCGAGACTGAGGCCGACCATCGCCTCGTGTACGTCGAGGAGCTGCCCGTGCTCCCAGGCGGCGACTGTGGCCGTCGCCTCGGCGCGCATGAGGTCCACGTACCGGCTGATCTCGGTGTGGGCGAACGCGGGTTGAAGCTGGCGGCGTTTGCGTACGTGGTTGCGGCCGGTGGCGGTGACGACGCTGTCGCCCAGCAGCTGGCCCAGCTTGTCGTAGAGCCGGCCCTTGTCGAGGCTGGGTCCCAGGCCCCTGAGCATCTGGTGGATCAGGGCCGGGTCCTGGACCACGATCGTGCGCGTCCCGGGTTGCAGGACGATCTCGACGAGTGGTTCCCGTGTCTCGCGCAGCGAGTCGATGAAGCCGAGGTTGTCGCGCATCTTCAGCGCGTGACCGATGAGCGGAAACGATCCTGCGGCTCGGGGTATGGGGGGAGGCGCAGTGGACGTCACGGGTCATTCCCTTCACGGCAATCATGGACGCCCCTATGACTTCCCTGAACCTTCTCCAGTGCAATCCTGTCATGAACGTGTCCTGCGCCACGTGGGACAAGCTGGTTGGCCACCTGCGACACCGGGCATCAGTGCGTGCCTTGCTCACGCACGGCGGCTGAAGGCTGCGAGGACTGGGCCAGGTCGTCCTTGCAGCGGGGATCTTGACGGTCTGGCAATGACCCGTATGCCCTTGGATCAGGTGGGACAGAAGCCCGCGTGTGGGGGGTCGAT
Above is a genomic segment from Streptomyces sp. R21 containing:
- a CDS encoding cytochrome P450, with product MTSTAPPPIPRAAGSFPLIGHALKMRDNLGFIDSLRETREPLVEIVLQPGTRTIVVQDPALIHQMLRGLGPSLDKGRLYDKLGQLLGDSVVTATGRNHVRKRRQLQPAFAHTEISRYVDLMRAEATATVAAWEHGQLLDVHEAMVGLSLDMLAKTVLAGSLDDAVFRQLRSDVSVVMSGVGLRIMLPDWAERLPLPFNRRFDRARARVRATINTAVDELHASGHDTGDMLSMLLRAIDEETGEPLTGDQICSEIFLLAVAGTETTATLLSWTLYELARNPGIEAKVLAELDEVLGERPVAFDDVIRLPYLNRVITETLRLHHPGWLVTRRTTEETRLGQWTLPAGTELAYCQHALHRDPERFPDPLTFDPDRWTDAAQEPPPGAFVPFGDGKHKCMGDRFSLTEMVVALATTLRSVRLELAEGQVIRQVARLTVRPRALRMTVRPRAGAGF